GGCTCGCGTGGTCCCGGTGGACGGGGCTCCCGCTCGAGCGCGTCGGCGCGGTGTTCCACCACGTCGGGGCGAACCGCACGCTCCGGCCCGCGCGGCTGCTGGGCGCCGACGAGATCGAGGCGCTCCTGCGCCGGGTCACCGACGACGCGTGAGCGGTGCGCTCACGCGTAGGAGGAGGCGATCGCGACCGGCGCGGTCGGCAGCTCGGCGTCCACCGGGGTGCGCGTGTGCTCGTCCAGGTCCTCGAGCATGCTGACCGCGTCGTCCACGACGTCCGCGTTGCCCGTGCGGACGCCGTAGAGGAGCCAGCGCGCGAGGGCGAGCTCGCCGGCCAGGAGCGCGCGATCGGTCAGGTGCGGGTCGATCAGCTCGGTGCGCCGCAGCTGGTAGGCCTCCATGATCGAGTCCGCGGCGTCGGGCGTCGCGGCCACCAGGAGCCACGACAGGTCGTCGGCCGGGTCGGCGACGCTCGCGTCGCCCCAGTGCAGGATGCCGCTCACGTCGCCGTCGTGGACCAGGATGCGCTCGTTCGTCAGGTCGCCGTGCACCACGGTCGGGCGGAACCGCCACAGCGCGACGTCCTCGAGCCGCTCCTCCCACCGGCGCAGCAGCGTGGGCGGGACCTTGCCGGTGCGGGCGGCCTCGTCGACCTCGGCCTGGCGGCGCACGCGGTAGGCCTCGGCGTCGTACACGGGCAGGCCCGCGTTCTCCACCACGGACGTCGGCAGCTCGTGCACCGACGCGATCGCGCGGCCGATGGCGGCGCACAGCCCGGGCCCGGGCGCGAGCTCGGCGACGTCGAGCGCGGTGCCCGGGATCTCGGCGTGCACCGCGGCGCGGCCGCCCTCGGGCAGGTGCGCGAAGCCGACCGGACGCGGCACCGCGAAGGGAAGCGCGCCGTCCTCGCTCGCGCGGCCGAGCCCGTCGAGCAGCTCGACCTCGGCCTCGAGCGCGGCACCGGCGGCGGGGTGCACGGGCGCGCGGACCACCCAGCGGCGCCGTGCGGCGTCCACCACGACCGCGATGTCGTAGTCGGTGCCCGGGTGGGCCGGCCGCCGGACGTCGTAGGCGT
The Cellulomonas gilvus ATCC 13127 DNA segment above includes these coding regions:
- a CDS encoding phosphotransferase, with the translated sequence MPRSPLALAALATVAVPGLDAYDVRRPAHPGTDYDIAVVVDAARRRWVVRAPVHPAAGAALEAEVELLDGLGRASEDGALPFAVPRPVGFAHLPEGGRAAVHAEIPGTALDVAELAPGPGLCAAIGRAIASVHELPTSVVENAGLPVYDAEAYRVRRQAEVDEAARTGKVPPTLLRRWEERLEDVALWRFRPTVVHGDLTNERILVHDGDVSGILHWGDASVADPADDLSWLLVAATPDAADSIMEAYQLRRTELIDPHLTDRALLAGELALARWLLYGVRTGNADVVDDAVSMLEDLDEHTRTPVDAELPTAPVAIASSYA